The following are from one region of the Escherichia sp. E4742 genome:
- the rplK gene encoding 50S ribosomal protein L11: MAKKVQAYVKLQVAAGMANPSPPVGPALGQQGVNIMEFCKAFNAKTDSIEKGLPIPVVITVYADRSFTFVTKTPPAAVLLKKAAGIKSGSGKPNKDKVGKISRAQLQEIAQTKAADMTGADIEAMTRSIEGTARSMGLVVED; the protein is encoded by the coding sequence ATGGCTAAGAAAGTACAAGCCTATGTCAAGCTGCAGGTTGCAGCTGGTATGGCTAACCCGAGTCCGCCAGTAGGTCCGGCTCTGGGTCAGCAGGGCGTAAACATCATGGAATTCTGCAAAGCGTTCAACGCAAAAACTGATTCCATCGAAAAAGGTCTGCCGATTCCGGTAGTAATCACCGTTTACGCTGACCGTTCTTTCACTTTCGTTACCAAGACTCCGCCGGCAGCAGTTCTGCTGAAAAAAGCGGCTGGTATCAAGTCTGGTTCCGGTAAGCCGAACAAAGACAAAGTGGGTAAAATTTCCCGCGCTCAGCTGCAGGAAATCGCGCAGACCAAAGCTGCCGACATGACTGGTGCCGACATTGAAGCGATGACTCGCTCCATCGAAGGTACTGCACGTTCCATGGGCCTGGTAGTGGAGGACTAA
- the rplL gene encoding 50S ribosomal protein L7/L12 yields the protein MSITKDQIIEAVAAMSVMDVVELISAMEEKFGVSAAAAVAVAAGPVEAAEEKTEFDVILKAAGANKVAVIKAVRGATGLGLKEAKDLVESAPAALKEGVSKDDAEALKKSLEEAGAEVEVK from the coding sequence ATGTCTATCACTAAAGATCAAATCATTGAAGCAGTTGCAGCTATGTCTGTAATGGACGTTGTAGAACTGATCTCTGCAATGGAAGAAAAATTCGGTGTTTCCGCTGCTGCTGCTGTAGCTGTAGCTGCTGGCCCGGTTGAAGCTGCTGAAGAAAAAACTGAATTCGACGTAATTCTGAAAGCTGCTGGCGCTAACAAAGTTGCTGTTATCAAAGCAGTACGTGGCGCAACTGGCCTGGGTCTGAAAGAAGCTAAAGACCTGGTAGAATCTGCACCGGCTGCTCTGAAAGAAGGCGTGAGCAAAGACGACGCAGAAGCACTGAAAAAATCCCTGGAAGAAGCTGGCGCTGAAGTTGAAGTTAAATAA
- the nusG gene encoding transcription termination/antitermination protein NusG translates to MSEAPKKRWYVVQAFSGFEGRVATSLREHIKLHNMEDLFGEVMVPTEEVVEIRGGQRRKSERKFFPGYVLVQMVMNDASWHLVRSVPRVMGFIGGTSDRPAPISDKEVDAIMNRLQQVGDKPRPKTLFEPGEMVRVNDGPFADFNGVVEEVDYEKSRLKVSVSIFGRATPVELDFSQVEKA, encoded by the coding sequence ATGTCTGAAGCTCCTAAAAAGCGCTGGTACGTCGTTCAGGCGTTTTCCGGTTTTGAAGGTCGCGTAGCAACATCGCTGCGTGAGCATATCAAATTACACAACATGGAAGATTTGTTTGGTGAAGTCATGGTACCAACCGAAGAAGTGGTTGAAATCCGTGGCGGTCAGCGTCGCAAAAGCGAACGCAAATTCTTCCCTGGTTACGTCCTCGTTCAGATGGTGATGAACGACGCTAGCTGGCACCTGGTGCGCAGCGTACCGCGTGTGATGGGCTTCATCGGCGGTACTTCCGATCGTCCCGCGCCAATCAGCGATAAAGAAGTTGATGCGATTATGAACCGCCTGCAGCAGGTTGGTGATAAGCCGCGTCCGAAAACGCTGTTTGAACCGGGTGAAATGGTCCGTGTTAATGATGGTCCGTTCGCTGACTTCAACGGTGTTGTTGAAGAAGTGGATTACGAGAAATCTCGTCTGAAAGTGTCTGTTTCTATCTTCGGTCGTGCGACCCCGGTAGAACTTGACTTCAGCCAGGTTGAAAAAGCCTAA
- the rplJ gene encoding 50S ribosomal protein L10, protein MALNLQDKQAIVAEVSEVAKGALSAVVADSRGVTVDKMTELRKAGREAGVYMRVVRNTLLRRAVEGTPFECLKDAFVGPTLIAYSMEHPGAAARLFKEFAKANAKFEVKAAAFEGELIPASQIDRLATLPTYEEAIARLMATMKEASAGKLVRTLAAVRDAKEAA, encoded by the coding sequence ATGGCTTTAAATCTTCAAGACAAACAAGCGATTGTTGCTGAAGTCAGCGAAGTAGCCAAAGGCGCGCTGTCTGCAGTAGTTGCGGATTCCCGTGGCGTAACTGTAGATAAAATGACTGAACTGCGTAAAGCAGGTCGCGAAGCTGGCGTATACATGCGTGTTGTTCGTAACACCCTGCTGCGCCGTGCTGTTGAAGGTACTCCGTTCGAGTGCCTGAAAGACGCGTTTGTTGGTCCGACCCTGATTGCATACTCTATGGAACACCCGGGCGCTGCTGCTCGTCTGTTCAAAGAGTTCGCGAAAGCGAATGCAAAATTTGAGGTCAAAGCCGCTGCCTTTGAAGGTGAGCTGATCCCGGCGTCTCAGATCGACCGCCTGGCAACTCTGCCGACCTACGAAGAAGCAATTGCACGCCTGATGGCAACCATGAAAGAAGCTTCGGCTGGCAAACTGGTTCGTACTCTGGCTGCTGTACGCGATGCGAAAGAAGCTGCTTAA
- the rplA gene encoding 50S ribosomal protein L1, which yields MAKLTKRMRVIREKVDATKQYDINEAIALLKELATAKFVESVDVAVNLGIDARKSDQNVRGATVLPHGTGRSVRVAVFTQGANAEAAKAAGAELVGMEDLADQIKKGEMNFDVVIASPDAMRVVGQLGQVLGPRGLMPNPKVGTVTPNVAEAVKNAKAGQVRYRNDKNGIIHTTIGKVDFDADKLKENLEALLVALKKAKPTQAKGVYIKKVSISTTMGAGVAVDQAGLSASVN from the coding sequence ATGGCTAAACTGACCAAGCGCATGCGTGTTATCCGCGAGAAAGTTGATGCGACCAAACAGTACGACATCAACGAAGCTATCGCTCTGCTGAAAGAGCTGGCGACTGCTAAATTCGTAGAAAGCGTGGACGTTGCTGTTAACCTCGGCATCGACGCTCGTAAATCTGACCAGAACGTACGTGGTGCAACTGTACTGCCGCACGGTACTGGCCGTTCCGTTCGCGTAGCCGTATTTACCCAGGGTGCAAACGCTGAAGCTGCTAAAGCTGCAGGCGCTGAACTGGTAGGTATGGAAGATCTGGCTGACCAGATCAAGAAAGGCGAAATGAACTTTGACGTTGTTATTGCTTCTCCGGATGCAATGCGCGTTGTTGGCCAGCTGGGCCAGGTTCTGGGTCCGCGCGGCCTGATGCCAAACCCGAAAGTTGGTACTGTAACGCCGAACGTTGCTGAAGCGGTTAAAAACGCTAAAGCTGGCCAGGTTCGTTACCGTAACGACAAAAACGGCATCATCCATACCACCATCGGTAAAGTGGACTTTGACGCTGACAAACTGAAAGAAAACCTGGAAGCTCTGCTGGTTGCGCTGAAAAAAGCAAAACCGACTCAGGCAAAAGGCGTGTACATCAAGAAAGTTAGCATCTCCACCACCATGGGTGCAGGTGTTGCAGTTGACCAGGCTGGCCTGAGCGCTTCTGTAAACTAA
- the coaA gene encoding type I pantothenate kinase, producing MSIKEQTLMTPYLQFDRNQWAALRDSVPMTLSEDEIARLKGINEDLSLEEVAEIYLPLSRLLNFYISSNLRRQAVLEQFLGTNGQRIPYIISIAGSVAVGKSTTARVLQALLSRWPEHRRVELITTDGFLHPNKVLKERGLMKKKGFPESYDMHRLVKFVSDLKSGVPNVTAPVYSHLIYDVIPDGDKTVVQPDILILEGLNVLQSGMDYPHDPHHVFVSDFVDFSIYVDAPEDLLQTWYINRFLKFREGAFTDPDSYFHNYAKLTKEEAIKTAMTLWKEINWLNLKQNILPTRERASLILTKSANHAVEEVRLRK from the coding sequence ATGAGTATAAAAGAGCAAACGTTAATGACGCCTTACCTACAGTTTGACCGCAACCAGTGGGCAGCTCTGCGTGATTCCGTACCGATGACGTTATCGGAAGATGAGATCGCCCGTCTCAAAGGTATAAATGAAGATCTCTCGTTAGAAGAAGTTGCCGAGATTTATTTGCCTTTATCGCGTTTGCTGAACTTCTATATAAGCTCGAACCTGCGCCGTCAGGCTGTTCTGGAACAGTTTCTTGGTACTAACGGACAACGCATTCCTTACATTATCAGTATTGCTGGTAGCGTCGCGGTAGGGAAAAGTACGACTGCTCGTGTGTTACAGGCACTATTAAGCCGTTGGCCGGAACATCGTCGTGTTGAACTGATCACCACCGATGGTTTTCTTCATCCCAACAAAGTGCTTAAAGAACGTGGCCTGATGAAGAAGAAAGGCTTCCCGGAATCGTATGATATGCATCGTCTGGTGAAGTTTGTTTCCGATCTCAAATCCGGCGTGCCAAACGTTACAGCACCTGTTTACTCGCATCTTATTTATGATGTGATCCCGGATGGAGATAAAACTGTTGTTCAGCCTGATATTTTAATTCTTGAAGGGTTAAATGTCTTACAGAGCGGGATGGATTATCCACACGATCCACATCATGTATTTGTTTCTGATTTTGTCGATTTTTCGATATATGTTGATGCACCAGAAGACTTACTTCAGACGTGGTATATCAACCGTTTTCTGAAATTCCGCGAAGGGGCTTTTACAGACCCGGATTCCTATTTTCATAACTACGCGAAATTAACTAAAGAAGAAGCTATTAAGACTGCCATGACGTTGTGGAAAGAGATCAACTGGCTGAACTTAAAGCAAAATATTCTACCTACTCGCGAGCGCGCCAGTTTAATCCTGACAAAGAGTGCTAATCATGCTGTAGAAGAGGTTAGACTACGCAAATAA
- the tuf gene encoding elongation factor Tu, whose product MSKEKFERTKPHVNVGTIGHVDHGKTTLTAAITTVLAKTYGGAARAFDQIDNAPEEKARGITINTSHVEYDTPTRHYAHVDCPGHADYVKNMITGAAQMDGAILVVAATDGPMPQTREHILLGRQVGVPYIIVFLNKCDMVDDEELLELVEMEVRELLSQYDFPGDDTPIVRGSALKALEGDAEWEAKILELAGFLDSYIPEPERAIDKPFLLPIEDVFSISGRGTVVTGRVERGIIKVGEEVEIVGIKETQKSTCTGVEMFRKLLDEGRAGENVGVLLRGIKREEIERGQVLAKPGTIKPHTKFESEVYILSKDEGGRHTPFFKGYRPQFYFRTTDVTGTIELPEGVEMVMPGDNIKMVVTLIHPIAMDDGLRFAIREGGRTVGAGVVAKVLS is encoded by the coding sequence ATGTCTAAAGAAAAGTTTGAACGTACAAAACCGCACGTTAACGTCGGTACTATCGGCCACGTTGACCATGGTAAAACAACGCTGACCGCTGCAATCACTACCGTACTGGCTAAAACCTACGGCGGTGCTGCTCGCGCATTCGACCAGATCGATAACGCGCCGGAAGAAAAAGCTCGTGGTATCACCATCAACACTTCTCACGTTGAATATGACACCCCGACCCGTCACTACGCACACGTAGACTGCCCGGGGCACGCCGACTATGTTAAAAACATGATCACCGGTGCTGCTCAGATGGACGGCGCGATCCTGGTAGTTGCTGCGACTGACGGCCCGATGCCGCAGACTCGTGAGCACATCCTGCTGGGTCGTCAGGTAGGCGTTCCGTACATCATCGTGTTCCTGAACAAATGCGACATGGTTGATGACGAAGAGCTGCTGGAACTGGTTGAAATGGAAGTTCGTGAACTTCTGTCTCAGTACGACTTCCCGGGCGACGACACTCCGATCGTTCGTGGTTCTGCTCTGAAAGCGCTGGAAGGCGACGCAGAGTGGGAAGCGAAAATCCTGGAACTGGCTGGCTTCCTGGATTCTTACATTCCGGAACCAGAGCGTGCGATTGACAAGCCGTTCCTGCTGCCGATCGAAGACGTATTCTCCATCTCCGGTCGTGGTACCGTTGTTACCGGTCGTGTAGAACGCGGTATCATCAAAGTTGGTGAAGAAGTTGAAATCGTTGGTATCAAAGAGACTCAGAAGTCTACCTGTACTGGCGTTGAAATGTTCCGCAAACTGCTGGACGAAGGCCGTGCTGGTGAGAACGTAGGTGTTCTGCTGCGTGGTATCAAACGTGAAGAAATCGAACGTGGTCAGGTACTGGCTAAGCCGGGCACCATCAAGCCGCACACCAAGTTCGAATCTGAAGTGTACATTCTGTCCAAAGATGAAGGCGGTCGTCATACTCCGTTCTTCAAAGGCTACCGTCCGCAGTTCTACTTCCGTACTACTGACGTGACTGGTACCATCGAACTGCCGGAAGGCGTAGAGATGGTAATGCCGGGCGACAACATCAAAATGGTTGTTACCCTGATCCACCCGATCGCGATGGACGACGGTCTGCGTTTCGCAATCCGTGAAGGTGGTCGTACCGTTGGCGCGGGCGTTGTAGCAAAAGTTCTGAGCTAA
- the murB gene encoding UDP-N-acetylmuramate dehydrogenase, which yields MNHSLKPWNTFGIDHNAQHIVCAEDEQQLLNAWQHATAEGQPVLILGEGSNVLFLEDYRGTVIINRIKGIEIHDEPDAWYLHVGAGENWHRLVKYTLQEGMPGLENLALIPGCVGSSPIQNIGAYGVELQRVCAYVDCVELATGKQERLTAKECRFGYRDSIFKHEYQDRFAIVAVGLRLPKEWQPVLTYGDLTRLDPTTVTPQQVFDAVCHMRTTKLPDPKVNGNAGSFFKNPVVSSETAKALLAQFPTAPNYPQADGSVKLAAGWLIDQCQLKGMQMGGAAVHRQQALVLINEDNAKSEDVVQLAHHVRQKVGEKFNVWLEPEVRFIGASGEVSAVETIS from the coding sequence ATGAACCACTCCTTAAAACCCTGGAATACATTTGGCATTGATCATAATGCTCAGCACATTGTATGTGCCGAAGACGAACAACAATTACTCAATGCCTGGCAGCATGCAACCGCAGAAGGACAACCCGTTCTTATTCTGGGTGAAGGAAGTAATGTTCTTTTTCTGGAAGACTATCGCGGTACGGTGATCATCAACCGGATCAAAGGTATCGAAATTCATGATGAACCTGATGCGTGGTATTTACATGTAGGAGCCGGAGAAAACTGGCATCGCCTGGTAAAATACACTTTGCAGGAAGGTATGCCTGGTCTGGAAAATCTAGCATTAATTCCTGGTTGTGTTGGTTCATCACCTATCCAGAATATTGGGGCTTATGGCGTAGAATTACAGCGAGTTTGCGCTTATGTTGACTGTGTTGAACTGGCGACAGGCAAGCAAGAGCGTTTAACAGCTAAAGAGTGCCGTTTTGGCTATCGCGACAGTATTTTTAAACATGAATACCAGGACCGCTTCGCCATTGTAGCCGTAGGTCTGCGTCTGCCAAAAGAGTGGCAACCTGTACTAACGTATGGTGACTTAACTCGTCTGGATCCTACAACAGTAACGCCACAGCAAGTATTTGATGCGGTGTGTCATATGCGCACCACCAAACTCCCTGACCCAAAAGTGAATGGCAATGCCGGTAGTTTCTTCAAAAACCCTGTTGTATCTTCCGAAACGGCTAAAGCATTACTGGCACAATTTCCAACAGCACCAAATTACCCCCAGGCGGATGGTTCAGTAAAACTGGCAGCAGGTTGGCTTATCGATCAGTGCCAGCTAAAAGGGATGCAAATGGGTGGAGCTGCGGTGCACCGTCAACAGGCGTTAGTTCTCATTAATGAAGACAATGCAAAAAGCGAAGATGTCGTGCAACTGGCACATCATGTAAGACAGAAAGTGGGTGAAAAATTTAATGTCTGGCTTGAGCCAGAAGTTCGCTTTATTGGTGCATCAGGTGAAGTTAGCGCAGTGGAGACGATTTCATGA
- the secE gene encoding preprotein translocase subunit SecE, with product MSANTEAQGSGRGLEAMKWVVVVALLLVAIVGNYLYRDIMLPLRALAVVILIAAAGGVALLTTKGKATVAFAREARTEVRKVIWPTRQETLHTTLIVAAVTAVMSLILWGLDGILVRLVSFITGLRF from the coding sequence ATGAGTGCGAATACCGAAGCTCAAGGAAGCGGGCGCGGCCTGGAAGCGATGAAGTGGGTCGTTGTGGTGGCATTGCTCCTGGTGGCAATTGTCGGCAACTACCTTTATCGCGACATTATGCTGCCGCTGCGTGCGCTGGCCGTAGTAATTCTGATTGCTGCAGCGGGTGGTGTCGCGCTGTTAACGACAAAAGGTAAAGCAACCGTTGCTTTTGCCCGTGAAGCGCGTACCGAAGTCCGTAAGGTCATTTGGCCGACTCGCCAGGAAACATTGCACACCACGCTGATTGTGGCTGCGGTTACCGCAGTAATGTCACTGATCCTGTGGGGACTGGATGGTATTCTGGTTCGCCTGGTATCCTTTATCACTGGCCTGAGGTTCTGA
- the birA gene encoding bifunctional biotin--[acetyl-CoA-carboxylase] ligase/biotin operon repressor BirA, with the protein MKDNTVPLKLIALLANGEFHSGEQLGETLGMSRAAINKHIQTLRDWGVDVFTVPGKGYSLPEPIQLLNAEQILSQLDGGSVAVLPVIDSTNQYLLDRIGELKSGDACVAEYQQAGRGRRGRKWFSPFGANLYLSMFWRLEQGPAAAIGLSLVIGIVMAEVLRKLGADKVRVKWPNDLYLQDRKLAGILVELTGKTGDAAQIVIGAGINMAMRRVEESVVNQGWITLQEAGINLDRNTLAAMLIRELRAALELFEQEGLAPYLSRWEKLDNFINRPVKLIIGDKEIFGISRGIDKQGALLLEQDGIIKPWMGGEISLRSAEK; encoded by the coding sequence ATGAAGGATAATACCGTTCCACTGAAATTAATCGCGCTGTTAGCGAATGGTGAATTTCACTCTGGCGAGCAGCTGGGTGAAACGTTAGGAATGAGCCGGGCGGCTATTAATAAACACATTCAGACACTGCGTGACTGGGGTGTTGATGTCTTTACCGTTCCGGGTAAAGGATACAGCCTGCCTGAGCCCATCCAGTTACTTAATGCTGAACAGATATTGAGTCAGCTGGATGGCGGTAGTGTAGCCGTGCTGCCAGTTATTGACTCCACGAATCAATATCTCCTTGACCGTATCGGAGAGCTTAAATCGGGCGATGCCTGCGTTGCAGAATACCAGCAGGCTGGCCGTGGTCGTCGTGGTCGGAAATGGTTTTCGCCTTTTGGCGCAAACTTATATTTGTCGATGTTCTGGCGTCTGGAACAAGGCCCGGCGGCGGCGATTGGTTTAAGTCTGGTTATCGGTATCGTGATGGCGGAAGTATTACGCAAGCTAGGAGCTGATAAAGTCCGCGTTAAATGGCCTAATGACCTCTATCTGCAGGATCGCAAGCTGGCAGGCATTCTTGTGGAGCTGACTGGCAAAACCGGCGATGCGGCGCAAATAGTCATTGGAGCCGGGATCAACATGGCAATGCGTCGTGTTGAAGAGAGTGTCGTTAATCAGGGGTGGATCACGCTGCAGGAAGCGGGGATCAATCTCGATCGTAATACGTTGGCGGCCATGCTAATACGTGAATTACGCGCGGCGCTGGAACTCTTCGAGCAAGAAGGATTGGCACCTTATCTTTCGCGCTGGGAAAAGTTGGATAATTTTATTAATCGCCCAGTGAAACTTATCATTGGTGATAAAGAAATATTTGGCATTTCACGCGGAATAGACAAACAGGGCGCTTTATTGCTTGAGCAGGATGGAATAATAAAACCCTGGATGGGCGGTGAAATATCCCTGCGTAGTGCAGAAAAATAA